The following are encoded together in the Polyodon spathula isolate WHYD16114869_AA unplaced genomic scaffold, ASM1765450v1 scaffolds_1239, whole genome shotgun sequence genome:
- the LOC121309371 gene encoding lethal(3)malignant brain tumor-like protein 2, translated as MCGIVGTRDSFFSKTKRFCSVSCSRSYSSNSKKASILARLQGKPPTKKAKVLHKAAWSTKIGAFLHSQGIGQLLDGTRTGQDAFVMGFDWGSYLRESSDKAAPVSCFKHVPLFDQWDDVVLGMKVEVINNDAVLPSKVYWIAYIVKLA; from the exons ATGTGTGGGATCGTTGGGACCCGGGATTCCTTCTTCTCTAAGACTAAGAGGTTCTGCAGTGTGTCCTGCTCCCGGAGCTACTCCTCCAACTCCAAGAAAGCCAGCATCCTCGCCAGACTGCAG GGCAAGCCTCCCACGAAGAAAGCCAAGGTCCTGCACAAGGCAGCCTGGTCAACGAAGATAGGAGCCTTCCTTCATTCTCAAGGCATTGGACAACTACTGGATGGGACACGAACGGGACAGGACG CCTTTGTCATGGGGTTTGACTGGGGCAGCTACCTGAGGGAGAGCAGCGACAAGGCAGCGCCAGTGAGCTGCTTCAAACAC GTGCCCCTGTTTGATCAGTGGGATGATGTCGTGCTTGGGATGAAGGTGGAAGTTATTAACAACGACGCTGTGCTGCCCAGCAAGGTCTACTGGATCGCCTACATCGTCAAACTGgcag